In Dermacentor albipictus isolate Rhodes 1998 colony chromosome 6, USDA_Dalb.pri_finalv2, whole genome shotgun sequence, the following proteins share a genomic window:
- the LOC135901404 gene encoding aminomethyltransferase, mitochondrial isoform X2, translated as MVPFAGYAMPVQYSNLSLSASHLHTRRHASLFDVSHMLQSKVHGPDRVRFVESLVVSDIEGLTEDLGTLTVYTNEKGGIIDDLIVNKTKDWLYVVSNAGCRDKDLAHVKAKLVGFQAAGGQATLELMDSWSLLALQGPAAAELLQPLVDCTLTSLHFMRGATVTLAGIPGCRITRCGYTGEDGFELSVPSVEVMPLAEQLLSGSGGRLQLAGLGARDSLRIEAGLCLYGQDIDEETTPVEAGLAFTIGKRRRQLADFPGAPVILDQLKQKPSRRRVGLVATSTGPPARNGAVVYDSAGSKELGRVTSGLPSPSLGSNIAMAYVPREYSTAGTAVQLEVRGRRIEAAVTRMPFVPSHYYSG; from the exons ATGGTTCCATTTGCGGGCTATGCCATGCCTGTGCAATACAGCAACCTGAGCCTCAGTGCCTCTCATCTGCACACCCGGCGCCATGCAAGCCTGTTTGATGTCTCACACATGCTGCAGAGCAAAGTGCACGGCCCAGACAGGGTGCGCTTCGTTGAGTCTCTCGTGGTCTCAGACATTGAAG GCTTGACAGAAGATTTAGGTACGCTGACAGTGTACACCAATGAAAAGGGTGGTATCATTGATGACCTCATAGTGAACAAGACCAAGGATTGGCTGTATGTTGTTTCCAACGCTGGCTGCAGGGACAAAGACTTAGCCCACGTCAAG GCCAAGCTGGTAGGCTTCCAGGCTGCAGGAGGTCAGGCTACCCTGGAGCTCATGGACTCGTGGTCGCTGCTGGCCCTTCAGG GACCTGCAGCAGCCGAGTTGTTGCAGCCACTTGTTGACTGCACGCTGACATCGCTGCACTTCATGCGGGGTGCCACAGTGACCTTGGCTGGCATTCCAGGCTGCAGGATCACCCGCTGTGGGTACACAGGCGAGGACGGCTTTGAG CTGTCGGTGCCCAGTGTTGAAGTGATGCCACTGGCTGAGCAGCTGCTGTCGGGCTCTGGCGGTCGGCTGCAATTGGCCGGTCTTGGGGCTCGCGATTCCCTTCGCATTGAGGCAGGTCTGTGCCTCTATGGTCAAGACATTGATGAGGAGACCACCCCTGTTGAGGCCGGCCTAGCCTTCACCATTG GCAAGCGCAGACGTCAGTTGGCTGATTTCCCGGGCGCACCGGTCATCCTGGATCAGTTGAAGCAGAAGCCCAGCAGGCGGCGCGTGGGGCTGGTTGCCACTAGTACTGGACCACCCGCACGCA ATGGCGCAGTGGTGTACGACTCGGCAGGCTCAAAGGAACTTGGCCGCGTGACGAGTGGGCTGCCTTCACCTAGCCTGGGCAGCAACATTGCCATGGCATATGTGCCACGCGAATACAGCACGGCTGGCACAGCTGTGCAGCTTGAAGTGCGAGGCCGCCGCATTGAGGCTGCTGTGACACGCATGCCATTCGTGCCTAGCCATTACTACAGTGGGTAG
- the LOC135901404 gene encoding aminomethyltransferase, mitochondrial isoform X1 — protein MRVPSCRVILRCGGPRSFLIAQQVRRASSDEALQRTALYDFHVKHGGKMVPFAGYAMPVQYSNLSLSASHLHTRRHASLFDVSHMLQSKVHGPDRVRFVESLVVSDIEGLTEDLGTLTVYTNEKGGIIDDLIVNKTKDWLYVVSNAGCRDKDLAHVKAKLVGFQAAGGQATLELMDSWSLLALQGPAAAELLQPLVDCTLTSLHFMRGATVTLAGIPGCRITRCGYTGEDGFELSVPSVEVMPLAEQLLSGSGGRLQLAGLGARDSLRIEAGLCLYGQDIDEETTPVEAGLAFTIGKRRRQLADFPGAPVILDQLKQKPSRRRVGLVATSTGPPARNGAVVYDSAGSKELGRVTSGLPSPSLGSNIAMAYVPREYSTAGTAVQLEVRGRRIEAAVTRMPFVPSHYYSG, from the exons ATGAGAGTCCCCAGTTGTCGAGTCATCCTGCGCTGCGGCGGTCCGCGCTCGTTCCTGATCGCGCAACAAGTGCGTCGTGCCAGCAGCGACGAG GCCCTGCAGCGAACAGCACTGTACGACTTCCACGTGAAACATGGCGGCAAGATGGTTCCATTTGCGGGCTATGCCATGCCTGTGCAATACAGCAACCTGAGCCTCAGTGCCTCTCATCTGCACACCCGGCGCCATGCAAGCCTGTTTGATGTCTCACACATGCTGCAGAGCAAAGTGCACGGCCCAGACAGGGTGCGCTTCGTTGAGTCTCTCGTGGTCTCAGACATTGAAG GCTTGACAGAAGATTTAGGTACGCTGACAGTGTACACCAATGAAAAGGGTGGTATCATTGATGACCTCATAGTGAACAAGACCAAGGATTGGCTGTATGTTGTTTCCAACGCTGGCTGCAGGGACAAAGACTTAGCCCACGTCAAG GCCAAGCTGGTAGGCTTCCAGGCTGCAGGAGGTCAGGCTACCCTGGAGCTCATGGACTCGTGGTCGCTGCTGGCCCTTCAGG GACCTGCAGCAGCCGAGTTGTTGCAGCCACTTGTTGACTGCACGCTGACATCGCTGCACTTCATGCGGGGTGCCACAGTGACCTTGGCTGGCATTCCAGGCTGCAGGATCACCCGCTGTGGGTACACAGGCGAGGACGGCTTTGAG CTGTCGGTGCCCAGTGTTGAAGTGATGCCACTGGCTGAGCAGCTGCTGTCGGGCTCTGGCGGTCGGCTGCAATTGGCCGGTCTTGGGGCTCGCGATTCCCTTCGCATTGAGGCAGGTCTGTGCCTCTATGGTCAAGACATTGATGAGGAGACCACCCCTGTTGAGGCCGGCCTAGCCTTCACCATTG GCAAGCGCAGACGTCAGTTGGCTGATTTCCCGGGCGCACCGGTCATCCTGGATCAGTTGAAGCAGAAGCCCAGCAGGCGGCGCGTGGGGCTGGTTGCCACTAGTACTGGACCACCCGCACGCA ATGGCGCAGTGGTGTACGACTCGGCAGGCTCAAAGGAACTTGGCCGCGTGACGAGTGGGCTGCCTTCACCTAGCCTGGGCAGCAACATTGCCATGGCATATGTGCCACGCGAATACAGCACGGCTGGCACAGCTGTGCAGCTTGAAGTGCGAGGCCGCCGCATTGAGGCTGCTGTGACACGCATGCCATTCGTGCCTAGCCATTACTACAGTGGGTAG